Below is a genomic region from Methanobacterium sp..
GATACGTGATGATGTGTTCGCAATTAAAATGGAAGCTTATAAAGGGCAAGGAGGGACTAACGACCTTAACTATTACCGCTCTGTAGGGCGAAGGATGCTCACAGGCGTCTGTGGTGTTTTCCCTGTTTGCGATGGTAAACCCGGTAGGACATGTGTTGGACAGAAATATGGGGCACCTATAGGTATGGGAGGTGCAGGACAGGGAAAAACATTTGAAGCAAATTACGATGCCCTTCAGAGATACAAGCTTAAAATGCGCGTGATCAAAGCCCATCATGAACCAGAAATGTCTCTTTCTATTTTTGGAAAAGAGGTTGCAGCTCCAGTTATGGGTGCCAGTCTTTCGGGAGTCAAATCCAGCATGAATGATGCAATTTCTGAGGACGCATTTTATCGGGGTCTCTTAAGAGGTGCAAAGGCTTTTGGATCCATTGGAATGGTAGGAAATACTCCAACAAGTCCTGATGATCTGGGAATCAAAGTTATAGGAGAAAGTGGAGGATTGGGAATCCCAATGCTTAAACCTCAATCACAGGAACGGCTTATCCAGCTCATAAGGTTAGCCGAAGACATGAATGTAGTTGCAGTAGGAATTGACCTGGAGGGGGCAGGTTCAACGTTCTGGGCAGCTTCTGATAAAATGGTCTATCGGAAAAGTGAAAGTGAACTTCAGGAACTGGTGGACTGTACAGAAAAACCAGTGATTTTTAAGGGCATTATGACCACTGAAGATGCAAACAAAGTTGTAGATTCTGGCGCTAAGGTATGCTATGTATCTAATCATGGAGGCAGAGTCCTGGACGGAGGGCAAGGAGTGGCAGAAGTGCTTCCAGATATTGCAAAGGAAATTTCAGGAAAAGTCCAAATTATGGCAGATGGGGCAGTAAGAACCGGTTTTGATGTGCTCAAGATCATAGCCCTCGGGGCAGATATAGCCCTACTTGGCAGGACTCTCGCTCAAGTAGCTATAGGCGGTGGAGAAGTAGCTGTGAATATGTATTTTAAGTATGTAAAAGAGGATCTACGGCGCGCTATGATACTTACGGGATGTGATACGCTTGAAGACGCCGACGAAAGTATCTTAACCAGATAAACACGAAACCACATGATGACTATCTAATTTTAAAAACGTCAAAAAAAGGGTAATTAATGATGAGATTAGAATTAAATGTGCCATGCTTATAAAACTGCCACTGTTTTAAAATATATAATATGGGTAACTGATATTAAAACCTGTTATTTTAACTGGGGTGAACTGATTAAGTCTTTAAAGCGTGAATTAGGGCTTTTAGAAGTCACATTATCCGGAGTAGGTATAATCTTAGGTGCCGGAATATATGCACTTATTGGGGAAGCCGCACCTTTATCAGGGAATACGTTATGGCTTTCTTTTCTGATATCATCTGTAGTAGCTGCATTTACTGCACTTAGTTATGCTGAACTTTCATCCATGTTTCCCCATTCCAGCGCAGAGTATGAATATGTTAAAAATGCAATGGGAGATCGAATAGCATTTATTATAGGATGGCTGATTATATTGAGTGCAGTTATCAGTTCTACAACAGTTGCAGTTGGATTCTCGAATTATTTAAGTGTTATACTTGATTTACCCAAATTTTTATCTTCAATTTCATTAATAGCCCTATTATCATTTATTCTTTTTGTGGGAATTAAAGAATCCGCACGGGTTGCCATTGTATTTACATCTATAGAAGCAGCGGGACTTTTAATCATCACTTTCATTGGAATTCCTTATTATGGAACTGTAAACTATTTAGAAGCACCCTTGGGACTTAATGGAATTTTTGCATCCGCAGCTCTAATTTTTTTCGCTTTTCTTGGATTTGAAGAAATCGTAAAACTTTCAGATGAAGCAAAAGAGCCCCATAAAACTATTCCAAAAGGGATTATACTTGCCATGATCATAAGTACAACTTTATACATGCTGGTGGCTTTTAGTTCAGTAAGCATACTCGGTTGGGAAGGCCTTTCACAATCAAATGCTCCTTTTTCCCAGATCGCATACAGTGTATTTGGAACAAACGGTTCATTTTTACTTTCAATTATAGCCCTCTTTGCAACAAGCAATACTGTTCTCTTAATGATTCTAGCTGGATCTAGAATAGTATACGGCATGTCTAAATCAGGTTCAATTCCACATGTATTCTCAAAAGTGCATTATAAAACCAGAACTCCATGGATTGCAATAATTTTAATCAGTTTAGCTTCAATCGGGTTTTTATTTATTGGAGAAATAGACTTTCTTGCCAGTGTAACTAATTATACACTTTTTGCAAGTTTTATTTTTATAAATGCTTCAGCAATTATTTTAAGATATACCTCCCCAAATACTGAAAGATCTTTTAAAATACCTTTAAATATCAAATGGGTTCCAATTTTACCAATTTTGGGCATAATTACCTGTGTAATATTGCTTTTAAATCTAGAATATTCTGCTATTATTTTAGGAATTATATTAACAGTGATTGGCCTTTTAATTTCCTTTTTAAAAAGAAAAGATTAGCTTTAAAATAAATTTAACAATATATGTTGTTGGGAGGGTACTTCTGTGGGGGTGTGATGAGAATGACTGAAGTTACCAATCCCTCCCTATTAACAACATTTTTTGAGGATACTGCTCATTTGACGATCTAATGGAACATAACTTTAGAGCACATCCTTGTTAATTAATTGATTTTATACTATAAATACGTTACACATTAAGCACAGTTTAGTACACATTTTGTATATTAAATACATTAAAGAGTTTTAAATTAAATAAGTAATGAACTTCAAAAATAGGTGAAATAAATAGTATTATAAGGAGAACTGTATGAGAGTTAAAGTCATTGAAAAAGAAGTAATGGACCCATTAGGTGAAACAGCAGCAGATAAAATTGAAGTAATACCAGTACCTTCCAAGATCAATAAAATATCCTATTTCGACAATACAAAACCAAATGCGGATGTTATTTTAGCTGCAATTAATGAAAGTTTAGATATAAATGGGAAAAAAGTCGAAAAGCCGGCAGGTGCGGGTGCAACAGAGGAACAGCTGAAGGATGCTGCGGGTGCAGACTTATCAATTATAGCAGTCGGAGACTGCGGTTCGTGTTCTACATGGGTTATACTTGATGCAATAAGGCTTGAAAAAGAGGGCACTCCCACCATTTCAATCTGTTCAGATAACTTCATGGACTATGCAAGATCACTTGCAAAATCCCACGGTGCAGATGACTTAAGGATAGTTGAGATTAAACATCCTATTTCTGGGCAAAAAGAAGAGAATGTCAGGGAAAAAGCCGCAGAAACTGTCAAAGAAATTAAAAAATTATTGAATATTGATTAATTCATTGAGGAATCTTACTATGACCAATAAAAAAGTGGATAATAGCTGCGGGTGTTCCATTGAAGACCTCTTAAGGGAAAATGTAGAAGATGACGAACAACGTTTATGTAAAGCTGCTGAAAATGATATGGAAGTTTATGTTGACCCCGATCCTGAGAAATTAAGCTATGAATTTTATATGAAAAAACAGACCGACGGCCTGCCAATCATTCCACCTACCGGCGAGCGGGTACGTAAATTTATAGAATTTTCAGGTAAAAATAGGGATGATTTAATAGCAGTTCTTCCCCCAAGGTCTGGAAAAGCTACGGTTGAAAAAATTGCAGTGAATTCTGTGATGGCAGGATGCATTCCCCAGTTTATGCCGGTGATACAGCATTCAATAAAAGCAGTTTCACATCCAAAATTCAATTTACCTGGAGTAACTGCCACAACTCACCCTGTAGCAGTTTGCACAATTTTAAACGGCCCCATAACCGGTGAAATTAGTATAAACAGTGGGGTTGGATGTTTAGGCCCTGGAAATATTGCAAATGCCACCATTGGGAGGGCAATGCGCCTTTGTCTTATAAATATCGGCGGTGCCGTACCTGGAATTGGAGACCACGCCACCATGGGCTCGCCTTCAAAATACAGCTACTGCTTCGGCGAGGCGGGAAATGAAAACCCATGGGAACCGTTACATGTAGAACGCGGGTTTAAGGCAGATGAAAGTACAGTCACAGTAATGGGCCTGGATTCACCGCATAACGTGAACGACCATCGCAGTCAAAACGCTGCAGACCTTTTAGACACAATTATTGATACTGCATCTGTTGCAGGATGTAATAACAGCCACGTGCCCGGCGAAATGCTTGTTGTAATGAGTCCAGAACATGCTAAAACCATTGCAGATGATGGATGGAATAAAAAAGATATCCAAAAGTACATCCATAAAAATGCTCTCGTACCTGTTGGACTCGGAGATAGAGGCGGAAGAAAACTTGATTCTAAATGGGTTAGGGGCGGTAAAGTGCAGATAACAAGAAACCCAGAGGATGTAGTTGTTGTTGTCGCTGGAGGGCCTGGAAGGCATACTATGATTGCACACGGGTTTGGAACTTCATCTGAGTCTGTAACTGAAGTTATAAGGCTTGCAGATGGAACTCCTGCTTCATCAGTGTTTGATTTTAAGAGATAATTTAAAGATTTTAAAATTATAATTAACCATTTCAACCCTAGTTTAAAATTAAAAGATAAAGTTATATATTACAAAAAGAGATATTATTACTATAAGGTGAGTAAGTCCTTCTGAAAGGATGATGCCCGCGGATGCGGGGTGGGATCGAGTAAGAATGGTTTCACCTTAACACTAAATTTTCTTTTTAAATATTTTCAACCGTGAATTTAAACATATGTCCATCTTATTTTTCAATTAATTCATAAAAATAAGGAGTATTATCTCTATATTTTCTGTGAATTGCCCCCGCCACAAAGTCAGCAGCTTGAATTCCATTATTTCCATAAGAAGCTACATGAGTGATTTCTATTTTAAC
It encodes:
- a CDS encoding alpha-hydroxy-acid oxidizing protein, encoding MKYLCTYCSVYVYDEDSGDSVTNLEPGTRWDEIPDTWRCPVCGMPKEYLQQIRDDVFAIKMEAYKGQGGTNDLNYYRSVGRRMLTGVCGVFPVCDGKPGRTCVGQKYGAPIGMGGAGQGKTFEANYDALQRYKLKMRVIKAHHEPEMSLSIFGKEVAAPVMGASLSGVKSSMNDAISEDAFYRGLLRGAKAFGSIGMVGNTPTSPDDLGIKVIGESGGLGIPMLKPQSQERLIQLIRLAEDMNVVAVGIDLEGAGSTFWAASDKMVYRKSESELQELVDCTEKPVIFKGIMTTEDANKVVDSGAKVCYVSNHGGRVLDGGQGVAEVLPDIAKEISGKVQIMADGAVRTGFDVLKIIALGADIALLGRTLAQVAIGGGEVAVNMYFKYVKEDLRRAMILTGCDTLEDADESILTR
- a CDS encoding amino acid permease, which translates into the protein MCHAYKTATVLKYIIWVTDIKTCYFNWGELIKSLKRELGLLEVTLSGVGIILGAGIYALIGEAAPLSGNTLWLSFLISSVVAAFTALSYAELSSMFPHSSAEYEYVKNAMGDRIAFIIGWLIILSAVISSTTVAVGFSNYLSVILDLPKFLSSISLIALLSFILFVGIKESARVAIVFTSIEAAGLLIITFIGIPYYGTVNYLEAPLGLNGIFASAALIFFAFLGFEEIVKLSDEAKEPHKTIPKGIILAMIISTTLYMLVAFSSVSILGWEGLSQSNAPFSQIAYSVFGTNGSFLLSIIALFATSNTVLLMILAGSRIVYGMSKSGSIPHVFSKVHYKTRTPWIAIILISLASIGFLFIGEIDFLASVTNYTLFASFIFINASAIILRYTSPNTERSFKIPLNIKWVPILPILGIITCVILLLNLEYSAIILGIILTVIGLLISFLKRKD
- a CDS encoding UGSC family (seleno)protein is translated as MRVKVIEKEVMDPLGETAADKIEVIPVPSKINKISYFDNTKPNADVILAAINESLDINGKKVEKPAGAGATEEQLKDAAGADLSIIAVGDCGSCSTWVILDAIRLEKEGTPTISICSDNFMDYARSLAKSHGADDLRIVEIKHPISGQKEENVREKAAETVKEIKKLLNID